In the Flagellimonas sp. HMM57 genome, one interval contains:
- a CDS encoding C40 family peptidase: MQYGICHLSVVPIRTLPDDSSEMNSQLLYGEYFKVLEQRKKWSRIRVAYDHFEGWIPNYQITLIEEEAFKTLEATSKDNAFSSDIVSHICTTDGILTPIVLGSIISAAPMFNHTFEGDSIKGKKSKFNLIDTALLYMKAPYQWGGKSPFGIDCSGFTQMVYKINGHVLKRDAEQQSKQGEALSFIEESEPGDLAFFDNSEGIIDHVGIILQDNYIIHVHGHVRVDRLDHTGIFNTQENKYTHQLRVIKKII, encoded by the coding sequence ATGCAATACGGAATTTGCCATCTAAGTGTTGTTCCCATTAGAACACTTCCAGATGATAGTAGTGAAATGAATTCACAATTGTTGTATGGAGAATATTTTAAGGTGTTGGAGCAACGGAAGAAATGGAGCAGAATCCGAGTAGCTTATGATCATTTTGAAGGCTGGATACCTAATTATCAAATTACGTTGATAGAGGAAGAAGCCTTTAAAACATTAGAAGCTACTTCTAAGGATAATGCATTTTCTTCAGATATTGTCTCCCATATCTGTACTACTGACGGAATACTAACGCCTATAGTACTTGGTTCCATAATATCTGCTGCACCTATGTTCAACCATACCTTTGAGGGAGATTCCATAAAAGGGAAAAAGTCTAAGTTCAATCTTATAGACACAGCGCTTTTATATATGAAAGCACCTTATCAGTGGGGAGGGAAAAGCCCATTTGGAATAGATTGCTCAGGATTCACCCAGATGGTCTATAAAATAAATGGACATGTATTAAAAAGAGATGCAGAACAACAGTCCAAACAAGGAGAAGCACTTAGTTTTATCGAAGAGAGCGAACCTGGAGATTTAGCTTTTTTTGATAATAGCGAAGGTATCATTGACCATGTTGGCATTATTTTACAAGACAACTATATCATACACGTCCACGGACATGTTCGTGTGGATCGTTTAGACCACACCGGTATTTTTAATACACAAGAAAATAAATACACCCATCAGCTTAGGGTCATTAAAAAAATAATATAA
- a CDS encoding acetyl-CoA C-acyltransferase, producing the protein MNKVVIVSAVRTPIGSFMGALSSVPATKLGATAIKGALEKINLKPEMVQEVLMGNVVQAGTGQAPARQAAIHAGIPNSVPCTTVNKVCASGMKAIMQAAQSIALGENSIVVAGGMENMSLIPHYSYMRKGLKFGPATMVDGMQKDGLVDAYDENAMGVCADACAKEYNFSREDQDTYAIQSYQRSAQAWDSGKFDDEVIPVEVPQRRGEPVIVNKDEEYGNVKMEKIPALRPAFTKDGTVTAANASTINDGAAAVVLMSSEKAAELNLTPLATITGYADAAHEPEWFTTAPAKALPKALNRAGVSIDDIDFFEFNEAFSVVGLANMKLLGLNDSNVNVNGGAVSLGHPLGCSGARITITLLNVLQQNNAKIGAAAICNGGGGASAIVLERN; encoded by the coding sequence ATGAATAAAGTTGTAATCGTATCGGCCGTAAGGACTCCCATAGGAAGCTTTATGGGAGCATTATCCAGCGTCCCAGCAACCAAATTAGGAGCTACAGCCATTAAAGGGGCCTTGGAAAAAATAAACTTAAAACCAGAAATGGTACAAGAAGTCTTGATGGGCAATGTGGTACAAGCTGGAACAGGGCAAGCGCCTGCAAGACAAGCTGCAATACATGCTGGAATACCAAATTCAGTCCCTTGTACAACAGTCAATAAAGTTTGTGCCTCTGGGATGAAGGCCATCATGCAAGCAGCACAATCCATTGCCTTGGGAGAAAACTCGATTGTAGTAGCTGGAGGTATGGAAAACATGAGCCTTATCCCACACTATTCTTATATGAGAAAAGGTCTAAAATTTGGACCTGCCACAATGGTTGATGGTATGCAGAAAGATGGCCTTGTAGATGCGTATGACGAAAATGCCATGGGTGTTTGTGCTGATGCATGTGCCAAGGAATACAATTTTAGCAGAGAGGACCAAGATACGTATGCTATACAATCGTACCAAAGATCGGCCCAAGCATGGGATAGCGGAAAATTTGACGACGAAGTAATTCCGGTCGAAGTTCCGCAACGCAGAGGGGAACCGGTCATTGTAAACAAAGATGAGGAGTACGGTAATGTGAAAATGGAAAAAATTCCGGCACTACGACCTGCTTTTACTAAAGACGGTACTGTCACTGCCGCCAATGCATCAACAATAAATGATGGAGCAGCTGCAGTCGTGCTCATGAGTTCAGAAAAAGCCGCCGAACTCAACCTAACACCTTTGGCAACCATTACGGGTTATGCAGATGCAGCACATGAACCAGAATGGTTTACGACCGCACCTGCCAAAGCTCTTCCAAAAGCTTTAAATCGTGCAGGAGTTTCAATAGATGATATCGATTTTTTCGAATTTAATGAAGCATTTTCTGTGGTTGGCCTTGCCAATATGAAACTTCTAGGATTAAACGATTCCAATGTAAATGTAAACGGTGGTGCTGTTTCTTTGGGCCATCCTTTAGGTTGCTCAGGTGCTAGAATTACCATAACCTTGTTAAACGTACTTCAACAGAACAATGCCAAAATTGGTGCCGCTGCAATATGTAATGGTGGTGGTGGTGCTTCGGCAATTGTTTTGGAAAGGAATTAA
- a CDS encoding HD family phosphohydrolase translates to MGKTLDNIYKHQSLAYKYFLYLVTVALIVFFFPKGGKFKYEFQKGKPWQYENLYAPFDFSIKKTDEELLSEQQSIKSNKLDYYAYNKGVYDDVLEDYSNSFSNIFSSNQYTTEQRTQLFAIGKKVLDSIYQNGFINQEVLSDEIFLVKENRATITSTSTIFTSKSIQGKLPQLLKNQNLGNSSGRLMKLIGSVLKTNLSYNKSLSDKALEEELSKISLTRGNVTEGTLIVAKGEVVEAENLKILDSLKSEYESELWRGNNYYFILLGYIILVALVLIMLFLFLKRYRNEIFNNNNKVTFIFANLLLMVFATTLMVKNNDSYVYVVPLCILPLILKNFFDARLGLFVHVLTVLILGFVVPNSFEYIFLQIIAGIVTILTASELYKRANLFISVGQITLIYIVGYFAFHAIHEGNLENIEWVLFGIFVLNGLLTLFAQPLIYIYEKIFGLISDVSLLELSDTNSKLLKELSDKAPGTFHHSLQVANLAEAAANEIGANAMLVRVGALYHDIGKMNKPTFFTENQITNVNPHDELPPRESAKIIIDHVIEGIEIARKNNLPDRIIDFLRTHHGTSLVFYFFKKQQELEENVDEKDFRYPGPIPFSKETAILMMSDAVEAASKSLKNPTFTMIDEFVEKIVSGQMKANQFLNANITLKEIEMVKKVLKHKLTNIYHLRVEYPD, encoded by the coding sequence ATGGGAAAAACTTTGGACAACATTTATAAGCATCAATCGCTTGCCTACAAGTATTTTCTTTATTTGGTTACAGTTGCATTGATCGTGTTCTTTTTCCCTAAAGGTGGAAAATTTAAGTACGAGTTTCAGAAAGGAAAACCTTGGCAATACGAAAATCTCTATGCTCCTTTCGATTTTTCCATCAAAAAAACGGACGAAGAACTGTTGTCCGAGCAACAATCGATTAAATCTAACAAGTTAGATTACTACGCTTACAATAAAGGAGTTTATGATGATGTATTGGAAGATTATTCCAATAGTTTTAGTAACATTTTTTCTTCCAATCAGTATACCACAGAGCAGCGCACCCAACTTTTTGCCATTGGGAAGAAAGTTTTGGATTCCATTTATCAAAATGGATTTATAAACCAAGAAGTCTTAAGCGATGAGATTTTTTTAGTGAAGGAAAATCGCGCAACAATAACATCAACAAGTACAATTTTTACCTCAAAGAGTATTCAGGGCAAGCTTCCCCAGCTTTTAAAAAACCAAAATTTAGGCAATAGTAGCGGACGTTTGATGAAGCTCATAGGTTCGGTGTTAAAAACAAACTTGTCCTATAATAAAAGTCTTTCTGATAAGGCTCTGGAAGAAGAGCTTTCTAAAATTTCTCTAACCAGAGGAAATGTTACAGAAGGTACACTTATAGTTGCAAAGGGAGAAGTTGTTGAAGCCGAGAATCTAAAAATATTGGATTCTTTAAAAAGTGAGTACGAATCTGAACTATGGCGAGGAAACAACTATTACTTTATCCTGTTGGGCTATATCATTTTGGTCGCATTGGTATTGATCATGTTATTCCTTTTTCTAAAAAGATACCGAAATGAAATATTTAATAACAACAATAAGGTAACGTTTATTTTTGCGAACCTATTGCTAATGGTTTTTGCAACGACTTTAATGGTGAAAAATAATGATAGTTATGTTTATGTTGTACCACTGTGCATTCTTCCATTAATATTGAAAAACTTTTTTGATGCAAGGTTGGGACTATTTGTCCATGTTCTGACAGTACTTATATTGGGTTTTGTGGTCCCCAATAGTTTTGAATATATTTTTCTTCAAATAATTGCCGGTATCGTTACCATCTTAACCGCTTCTGAATTGTACAAGAGAGCCAATCTGTTCATTTCGGTTGGCCAGATTACACTTATTTATATTGTTGGGTACTTTGCTTTTCATGCAATTCATGAAGGAAATCTTGAGAATATTGAATGGGTGTTATTCGGTATTTTTGTGTTGAACGGACTTTTGACATTATTTGCCCAACCACTGATTTATATCTATGAAAAGATATTTGGACTTATTTCTGATGTTTCGCTGTTGGAGCTTTCAGACACAAATTCCAAATTGTTAAAAGAACTTTCGGATAAGGCTCCAGGCACATTTCATCATTCATTGCAAGTAGCCAATCTTGCAGAAGCAGCTGCCAATGAGATAGGGGCCAATGCCATGCTGGTTAGGGTAGGAGCTTTGTACCATGACATAGGAAAAATGAATAAGCCCACTTTTTTTACAGAGAACCAAATCACTAACGTTAATCCGCATGATGAATTGCCGCCAAGAGAGAGTGCCAAGATAATCATAGACCATGTTATCGAGGGTATTGAAATAGCTCGAAAAAACAATCTCCCAGATAGGATAATCGATTTTTTACGTACACATCATGGAACTTCTTTAGTTTTTTACTTCTTTAAAAAACAACAGGAATTAGAGGAAAATGTAGACGAAAAAGATTTTAGATATCCGGGGCCGATACCTTTTTCCAAGGAAACAGCAATATTAATGATGTCAGATGCGGTTGAAGCTGCTTCTAAAAGTTTGAAGAACCCCACTTTTACAATGATAGATGAATTTGTGGAAAAGATTGTAAGCGGGCAAATGAAGGCAAATCAGTTTTTAAACGCTAACATTACTCTAAAAGAGATTGAAATGGTGAAGAAAGTATTGAAGCATAAGCTGACCAACATTTATCATCTTAGAGTAGAGTATCCAGATTGA
- a CDS encoding site-specific integrase, with translation MQTIHTFSVLFWLKLANKKDSKAPLYARVTVDGRRAEISLKRKVTISDWDASKNRLKGLGSEPKSMNNYLDGVHSRLFECYQKLRNGNKLVSPQLVKTHFLGNGENRYAITDIIEYHNEHMKETLRWGTQKNYFTTHKYIFLFLKQKHKTTDMYLSELNYKFIIDFERFLRHQKDMGNNTVMKHIERFRKLVNLAHKMEWLDKDPFIKFKAKYIRKERAYLTLGELQTIEQKEFTIERLQLIKDLFVFSCYTGLSYGDVMNLTTDNICIGIDGKKWISSYRQKTSIPVRIPLLPKAREIINGYEDHPNTFATKRIFPSISNQKLNSYLKEIADVCHINKNLTFHIARHTFATTVTLSNGVPIETVSKLLGHSKITTTQIYARVLERKVSEDMQRLEQHL, from the coding sequence ATGCAGACTATTCACACATTCAGTGTTCTCTTTTGGCTGAAACTAGCCAACAAAAAGGACAGCAAAGCCCCGCTTTATGCACGTGTTACCGTAGACGGTAGACGCGCCGAGATTTCCCTTAAAAGAAAAGTGACCATTTCAGATTGGGACGCTTCTAAAAACAGATTAAAAGGTTTAGGCAGTGAACCTAAATCAATGAACAACTATCTTGATGGAGTACATTCCAGACTTTTTGAATGCTACCAAAAGTTAAGGAACGGAAATAAATTGGTTTCTCCTCAATTGGTCAAGACACATTTTTTGGGTAACGGAGAAAACAGGTATGCCATTACCGATATTATCGAATACCACAATGAACATATGAAAGAGACATTGCGTTGGGGGACACAGAAGAACTATTTCACCACCCATAAGTATATATTTCTTTTTTTGAAGCAAAAACACAAAACAACGGATATGTACCTTTCCGAACTCAATTATAAGTTTATCATAGATTTTGAGCGTTTTTTACGCCATCAAAAGGATATGGGGAACAATACCGTCATGAAACACATAGAAAGGTTTAGAAAGCTTGTAAACCTAGCCCATAAGATGGAATGGCTGGACAAAGACCCGTTTATAAAGTTCAAGGCAAAGTATATCCGAAAGGAAAGGGCATATCTTACATTGGGTGAGCTACAGACCATCGAACAGAAGGAGTTTACTATCGAAAGGTTACAGCTCATTAAGGATTTATTTGTGTTCAGTTGCTATACAGGATTGTCCTATGGGGATGTCATGAACCTTACAACGGATAATATCTGTATTGGGATAGACGGTAAAAAATGGATAAGCTCATATAGACAAAAAACGAGCATACCCGTTAGGATTCCTTTGCTTCCAAAAGCACGGGAAATCATAAACGGTTATGAAGACCATCCCAATACTTTTGCGACCAAGAGAATTTTTCCATCTATCTCAAATCAGAAATTGAATTCATATTTAAAGGAGATAGCCGATGTGTGCCATATCAACAAGAACCTCACTTTCCATATAGCTAGGCATACCTTTGCAACCACGGTAACCTTGAGCAATGGGGTACCCATAGAAACTGTTTCAAAGCTATTGGGGCATTCCAAGATAACGACCACCCAGATTTATGCAAGGGTACTTGAAAGAAAGGTAAGTGAGGATATGCAGCGATTGGAGCAGCATTTATAA